A single region of the Salvelinus sp. IW2-2015 linkage group LG20, ASM291031v2, whole genome shotgun sequence genome encodes:
- the LOC111982054 gene encoding misshapen-like kinase 1 isoform X6: MSENATTRSLDDIDLAALRDPAGIFELVEVVGNGTYGQVYKGRHVKTGQLAAIKVMDVTEEEEEEIKAEINMLKKYSHHRNIATYYGAFVKKSPPGHDDQLWLVMEFCGAGSVTDLVKNTKGNSLKEDWIAYICREILRGLSHLHQHKVIHRDIKGQNVLLTENAEVKLVDFGVSAQLDRTVGRRNTFIGTPYWMAPEVIACDENPDSTYDYRSDIWSLGITAIETAEGAPPLCDMHPMRALFLIPRNPPPKLKSKKWSKKFIDFIEGCLVKTYTSRPTTEQLLKHSFIRDQPTERQVRIQLKDHIDRTRKKRGEKEETEYEYSGSDEEDENRGEDRESSTSILNVPGESTLRRDFLRLQQENKERSEALKRQQAQLAAQRRDPEEHKRQLLHDRQKRIEEQKEQRRRLEEQQRKEREMVRQQEKGPHRRLDDIRREEDRRLAEREQEYKRKQLEEQRQSERLQRQLQQEHAYLVSLQQQQQDKKPQPLYHYSKNLEPNNKPAWAREVQ; encoded by the exons ATGTCTGAAAACGCCACCACACGAAGCTTGGATGACATAGACCTCGCAGCTTTGAGG GACCCAGCAGGGATCTTTGagctggtggaggtggtgggaaATGGGACCTATGGACAGGTGTACAAG GGGCGTCACGTGAAGACAGGACAGTTGGCTGCAATCAAGGTGATGGACGtgactgaggaggaagaggaagagatcaAGGCTGAGATCAACATGCTGAAGAAGTACAGCCATCACCGCAATATCGCCACCTACTACGGAGCCTTCGTCAAGAAGAGCCCACCTGGACATGATGACCAGCTCTGG CTGGTGATGGAGTTCTGTGGGGCGGGCTCAGTGACAGACCTGGTAAAGAACACCAAGGGCAACTCCCTGAAGGAGGACTGGATCGCTTACATCTGCAGAGAGATCCTCAGG GGCCTCTCGCACCTCCACCAACACAAGGTCATCCACAGAGACATCAAGGGCCAGAATGTGCTGCTGACAGAGAACGCAGAGGTCAAACTCG TGGACTTTGGGGTGAGTGCTCAACTGGACAGGACCGTGGGGCGCAGGAACACCTTCATCGGCACACCTTATTGGATGGCCCCTGAGGTCATCGCCTGTGACGAGAACCCCGACTCCACCTATGACTACAGG AGCGATATCTGGTCCCTGGGGATCACAGCCatagagacagcagagggagctccTC cttTGTGTGATATGCACCCTATGAGAGCTCTGTTCCTCATCCCAAGGAACCCCCCTCCCAAACTCAAGTCCAAGAAGTG GTCTAAGAAGTTTATAGACTTTATAGAGGGCTGCCTGGTGAAGACGTACACCAGCCGGCCAACCACAGAGCAGCTCCTGAAGCACTCGTTCATCCGGGACCAGCCCACGGAGCGCCAGGTCCGCATCCAGCTCAAAGACCACATCGACCGCACACGCAAGAAGAGGGGCGAGAAGG AGGAGACCGAGTATGAATACAGTGGcagtgatgaggaggatgagaacCGTGGGGAAGACAGGGAGTCCAG taccTCCATCCTGAATGTGCCGGGTGAGTCGACGTTGAGGCGGGACTTCTTGCGTCTTCAGCAAGAGAACAAGGAGCGCTCGGAGGCTCTGAAGAGACAGCAGGCCCAACTGGCCGCCCAGCGCCGAGACCCAGAGGAACACAAGAGACAGCTGCTGCACGACCGACAGAAACGCATTGAGGAGCAGAAAGAACAGCGCCGCCGCCTGGAAgag CAAcagagaaaagagcgagagatGGTGAGACAGCAAGAAAAGGGCCCCCATCGGAGACTTGACGAtataaggagggaggaggataggaggCTGGCTGAGAGGGAGCAG GAGTACAAACGTAAGCAGCTGGAGGAGCAGAGGCAGTCTGAGCGTCTGCAGAGGCAGCTGCAGCAGGAGCATGCCTACCTGGTgtccctgcagcagcagcaacaggacaAGAAGCCCCAGCCCCTCTACCACTACAGCAAGAACCTGGAGCCCAACAACAAGCCTGCATGGGCCCGAGAGGTACAATAA